ATATCTCCTGCTGCAGGTACTGTTGTTGACAAGGCGCAACTTACAACAGTTACAGGATTACAGTTTGCTATAGACTGTCCTTTGCCGGGGGCGGTTGATGTGGCAGTAATAATCTGTCCTGTGGTTAAAACCGGAGAAATTCCCGTAAGAGTCCATACTCCTAAACTAACAGAAGTTGTACCAATAGAAGCTCCATTCTTATATACCGTTATCACTGTACCATCAGCTTCAGTAGAGGTGCCCGATACCGATGAATCTCCCGTACTAACACCTGAAATACCCGGACAAAGTGAACGATCCGGACATACCACACCAGGAGCGCAGGGAGTATAATTATCAATAATATGTACAAAGCAATTTTCAAGACTGCCACAACTGGAATCAATACCAGCAATATCAGAAGCAGATGCAGGATTACACAGAGTCGATTTTTGAGCTCCCATATTATCAACCATTGCCATACGGATGGCTGTACTTGAATTGATGATCGTGGATAATGGCGCAAACGTAGTTGTCAGGTCACTCATCTTTACGAAAAAATCATAAAAATAATCCGGATTACTGCAACTTGTGGTCAGGGCAATCGACTTTTGATAATTTGTAGTTCCAGCATACGAAATAACAGGTGTACAATTATTATTATTTACATCATATACAAAAACGCCAAAATTTGTGGCTAACACTATTTCTATCTCAAAACCCGGATTTGAATTTGAATATTGCGGATCGGCATTAGGTCCAACTCCGCCAAATTTACCATCGGTGTCAATCAGAATACTATAACTTTTTGAATTAGGAGAACTACTTCCCATCCTCATCCTAAAAAGCCAATTACCATTACCATCTAAATAAGATTGAACAGGATCCTGATCTCCCTGATCTACAAAATCAGTAAAACTACAATTTGGTCCTGCACTAAGATCACTGTTTGGCTCTATCATAGGAAAAACCAATGATTTATATGGAATCTCACTTTGAAGCTGATCATCTGTTGTAAAACCGTTTGCAGTAGCCGACGTAAAACCATCTCCATTGGGATCAAGTACTGTAGTTCCCGCTCCTGTAGCAGGATTATAAATCATTCCCGGAGTTTGGGCAGTAACTTTACTAAAACTCAATAAAACAAACAATGCAATAAGTAAAATTTTTCTCATAATAAAAAGCTTTTATTGTACAGAATAACTTTTTTAACATAGGCCTTATAAAAAAATATCAAAACAATTTTGTAGAAATATTACTGCAATTCAAACCGTACTGTTCGCAATAGATCAATTAACTTAGCATTAAATAAATTCACTCAACAAATAGCATGTAGAAAAAAAACTGACCTTTTTATGAATCAGTTCAGGAAATAAGAAAGGGAAAAAATAGGTTGTGGCAATAAGTAATTTTGACACAATAACTTAGCTGACAAATAATAATTTATCATGCCATAAAAACAACAAATAAATTGTCGTGTTTAAAAAATCAATTTGCAGAAATGAATTAAACGATTATACTCCGCTTAATTTTTTTACATACAGTAAGCAGGTAACATTAGAATCAACTATTTTAATTCTAAAAAAATCACACTTTGGTTGTGTGAAACAAAATTCAGAGTAAATAATTCTTTTCATAGGTACAGATTTTTTTAATGATAGATTCCGGCTTGTGTAAATGTAAGAAAAAAGAATGAAAAAGCAAGTTATAATTTCCAATAAATCAGCATTTTCTTTAATATGATTATCTAATATAGAAAACAATTATGATACCTAGAGCTCTCATTTTAATTCATTTCTAAAACACTACACAATATTTCTCAATCAAAAATAAATATTTACTTTTAATTGTTTATAGGTAAAAATACGCGTTTCTTATCCTAAAAGAGAGAGAGTACTTCCGTATCTTCAAGCTTCACTCCTTTAAAATCAGCTAATCAGATATTTATTTTTATTCTTATATTTTTTTATGGAAACAAGCATTGTAATAAGAATTAACCGAAAATATGCAATTTGTATATTTGTGAATTAACAGAAATTACTAAATGATAATGCATCAAAAATAGAGAACTATGTCAATAACAAAAGAATCGGAGTTATTAGGAATGCAAAAAGCAAGTGATGCTGTTGCCTATACTCTCAAAGAAATGATAGATTATGCTCAGCCTGGAATGAGTACAAAAGAGCTCGACCAATACGGAGCAAAAATTTTATCTGATTTTGGAGCAAAGTCTGCACCACATTTGACTTATGGCTTTCCAGGTTGGAACTGTATAAGTGTTGGTAATGAATTTTGTCACGGAATTCCTTCTGTGAAAAGAATTCTAAAAGAAGGCGATCTAATAAACATTGACGTTTCAGCAGAACTTGACGGATTTTGGGCAGATAATGGAGCTTCATTCGTTTTAGGAAAAGACATTCGCCAACATCAAAAAATTGTTAATGCTTCAAGAGAAATCTTAGAAAAAGCAATTAATAATATAAAGGACGGTGTTAAAATTTCGGATATTGGATACATAATGGAAACGGAAGCAAAAAGAAGAGGCTTTAAAATCATTAAAAATCTAAGCGGGCACGGAATTGGAAGAAGTTTACACGAACAACCTGATGAAATTTTGAATTATAGAAATCGTTTTGATCAAAGACGATTTAAGAAGAATGCCGTAGTAGCAATTGAGACTTTTATTTCAACTAATTCAACATATGCTATAGAATTAAATGACGGCTGGACAATGGTTGGGAACAATGGTGGTTTTATGGCACAACACGAGCACACAATTGTTGTAACGGACGGAAAACCGATAATACTAACAGAAAAAAACGGAATTTTTAACTAAAGTAGTTTTCATACATAAGCAACTTATCAAAATTGTGTAGTTTTTCAATTAATTAAAAATAACGTTTCTTTGATTTTACTGCTAAAATGGACAAAGCAGTTTTAAACCGATTCATTTTTTTGACGCTATAATTTTAAAAATGAAAAAAAAGTAAGTTTAGATGCGGGAGACAACATAAATAACAATATAATTTTTATAGTTCCTCAGTGTGAAACGCCTGATGTATCACTTAGAAAAATTTAACAAAATACTATTGATTCAATACAATAGTATCTCAAAATTGGGTTGTACTTATTATTTATTGCCATAATTAGAAATGATTGGGCACTCATTCTCTGTCTTCTTTTAATCAGAAGAAAATCTACTGTGTTACCCGATTTATCTACAGCCCTATACAAATAATACCAAATACCTTTAACTTTTATATCGGTCTCATCCATTCTCTAGCTCATTCCCGCTCTAATCTCTCTCTTTTTCATTTGAAATTCCATGATTGGAGCAAATTTAAATACCCAACGCTGAATCGTAGCATGATCAACCTGTATTCCGCGCATTTTCATTATTTCTTCAACATCCCTGCAACTCAATTTAAATCTCGATTTAAATCTCAATTTGAAATAAACAGCCTGAAGAATAATAACTTTGGGATAACAGTGACCTTTGGCATTCATTTAATATATTTTCAAGCATTGAGAATAATAGTTATTAATAGGTGAAACAGAACCCACAAATAATATTACTAATAAGAAATTAAATACTTTGTCCTAATTACTGTTTTAGCAGCAGTTTTAAGTTTTTTTGGTAGTGTCTAACTAAAAACTAAGATAATTCTTCCATTTCTAAGTCTGTAGTTTTTGTCAGCATATCCTGCTTAGATTTAAATACAATATTTAATATATACTGGCAAATAAAGTTACTCTCAACTTTATTTGGCAATTTATTTTTTGTGATTAATATCGGTTTGTCTTCTTTTTTGTCCGGAATACAGCCATGAGATCCTTTAACCAAACTGGCGTCCAATGGAATAACATTCATAAGGGTGCGAAACCCCAGTTTCTTTTTAATCAATTTAAAAAGGATGTGGGGCAAAATAAATCTCTGCTTAGGATCTAAAAACAACTCCACCGGATCATAACCTATTTTTTTATGAATTTCCACAGTACGGGCAAAATCGGGGGCCTTGTTATCCTCCATCCAGTAATAATAGGTGAACCAACTGTTATGATCTGCAACCAGAACAAGATCTCCTGAACGTTCGTGATCCAGATGGTGCTCTTTTTTTCCTTTGCTGTCCAATACTTTTGCAATTCCGGGTATCTTCTGAATTAATTCTTTGAGCTCAACAATATCTTCATTCTCTTTCACATATAAATGCGCAATTTGATGGTCTGCCAATGCAAAAGCCTTACATTCCCCGGTATCCAGTAATTCTAATCCTCGTTCTTCTCGTATTTGCAAATATCCGTGTGTGCGTAAAAATCGATTAATATGTATGGGATTGTTAACTTCAGTAATACCATACTCAGACAAAACAACAACTTCCGTCCCCTTACTTTCAAAATATTCGATTAAGTCTTTGCATACTTTGTCAATCGCTTTTACATCTTCATTGATTTCGGGTGACCCGGGTTGAAACTTTTGACAGCAGTAATCTAAATGTGGTAAGTAGATTAAAGTTAGTGTCGGATTATGCCATTGGTAAACAAGTTTTGCAGCATTGGCGATCCATTGGCTGGAACGGATTGTTGTTTTTGGTCCCCAAAAATCAAAAAGAGGAAATGTTCCCAGTTGAGCCTGGAGACGATCCCGTAAGTCAGAGGGTTTTGAATAACAATCAGGCTTCTTCTGTCCATCTGCCCAATATTGCGGACGCGGTGTCACTGTAAAATTAGCATCAGAATACATATTGTACCACCAAAACAAATTAGCACAAGTAAATGACGGATCTATTTCCCTTGCTAAATCCCATATTTTTGGTGATTGTACCAGTTTATTTGACTGTTTCCACATTTTTACCTCCATATCATTCCTGTCGTACCATCCATTTCCCACAATCCCATGTTCCGAAGGCCATTTTCCGGTTAAGTAAGTCGCCTGAGCTGAACAGGTGAGCGCCGGAAGTACTGGTTCAATAATACTTAAATTCCCCTTTCTCTTTTGCCATTGATGCAAAAAAAGATCCGGATTTTGAAGTAGGGAACTCGTAAGTCCTACTACATTTATAACGACTGTTTGCTGCATGATTTTGGTAGTATAGTTTTATATAGCCGGCATTTTTTTACCAGAAATTATATAGATTAAAATGATTTTCACATTGCACATTTTACAATCATCATTTCACAATTTATCAAGTACCCATTTCAGCTCTCTCTCGATGGATTGATCTAAATCGGTTTGTAAATGAATCGGCAATACCTGCCAGGTATAGGTTTCGATTTCCAGATGTCTGGTAAACTCATTTTTGTGCCAACTTCGCAAAATTGTTGTAATATCATTTTGAGTAGATTGCAAGAGCTGATAATCTTCAACAAATATGGGTACATGAAAATGAGTACGAAGCTCCCGAAAATCATCACGGCTTATCGCTTCTATTCCATTTTTCAAATCCTTAAATTTGAGTAATGCTCCTTCTTTTGTTTTAATAACTGCCTGGTGCAGATAGGTCGGTTCATCAAAAGTTTTCAGGCATTTTTGGAGTTGTTCAACTGTTGTATTTTCTGAAACTGTACATTTGAGCGCGGCACTAATTTGTAATTTGCCAATATTCAAACCGTGCTTTTGCATTTTTCTGATGACCTCATCACTTTCTTCAAATCCAATGGAAAAATGGCAGACATCATAACAAAGCTGTATGTGATTACGAATATATTCTTGTGCCTGAATTAAACTGCATAAAAGATTTTTGGCTAATAATGAAGCTCCTTCCTTAAGTAAATAATCCTCGAAAAAAGCGATATATTCGTCGCTGCTTTCAATTATGCCATCGGGTTCCGGTTCTATATCCAAATGCATCATTTTACCTTTGGATTCCTGTATTTTAACCAACTGAGCCACTACTGTGATCAACTGGCTTGTGGCAGTTCGTTTTGCTTCAGTTAAACTGTTTTCGGTAGCATACCAATGTTTATAAGAAAGCGGTGAAGTCGAAATTCCTCCTTCGATATCAGGTGGCAAAAGTTGCGATAAAATGTTAAAAAGCAACTCTGTGTAATTTAATCTGTCAGGGCTTGTCCAATCTGGTAAATGAACTTTATCCTTAATGACCTCGTTATGAAAATTTCCATATGGAAATCCATTCATCGTAAATACATACATTTCGTTTTTCTGTAACCAGTCTTTAAAAATCAAAAGATGATTTTCTGCTATCAATTCAGAAGCAGCCTGATAAGAAAGCCGTAAACCTATACCAAAAGGCTTATGTGGAGAGACTTTCTTTTTAAGTGGAATACAATACGTTTTTACACTTTCAAAAACAGCTTCCCAGGATTCGCCCGCATGAATATTGGTACAGTAACTTAAATGACTATTGGAACCAATTAACATACTTCTGTATTTAGCTGACAAAATGAATTGAGATACTGAACCGATTGTATAATTATCTCTTTATCCAGTGCATGTACCTCTTCACCAATACCTATTTCATTTATCAACATGATCGTAAGCCGGCCGCCAAGATGCTCTCTGAACTCTTCTAATCCTCTAATTACCTCCTCTAAATGAGCATCAAGAACCGGGTGTGTTATTGCAAAACCCAATGTTAGGAAACATTTTAAAATTCGTTCCAGACTCAGTGCATCAATTCTATGTATCAAAAAAGAGTAAGTAACATCGAGGGCTATACCAATTGCTACGGCTTCTCCGTGGGTAATTTCATAATTAGTAAGCTGTTCCATTTTGTGGGCTGCCCAATGTCCAAAGTCTAATGGACGAGATGAACCTTTCTCAAAGGGATCCCCATTTTTAGAAATATGATCGGTATGCAAAGCAGCACAACGAATAATAAGCGTTTCCATAACCGAAACTTCTCTGTTGTTAAGAGCCTGCGCATTATTCTCTATCCAGTCAAAAAAAGAAGCATCTTTTATGAGTGCCACTTTTATAGCTTCGGAAATACCGGATCGCCAGTCCCGTTCCTTTAGCGTTGTTAAAAAATCAGAATCATTTAGTACTGCATACGGTGGGGCAAATGTACCCAGAAAGTTCTTTTTACCAAAATAATTCATACTGTTCTTTACCCCAACTCCCGAATCGTTTTGAGATAAAACAGTCGTTGGTATCCGGATCAGGCGTACACCGCGATGTGCAATTGCCGCAGCATAACCTACGGCATCTAGTACAGCGCCCCCTCCTATTGCAATAAGAAAAGAATGCCTGTCTATTTTATTGTCATTGATTAATTGCAGAACCGATTCAATAACATCCAAACTATTCTTAACGGCTTCTCCTCCCTGAACGACATTGATACTATGTTCTGAAATTCCAAACTGATAATGATTAAAATAGTGAATCACATTTGCGATGAACTGACTTGTTGTTTCAACAACTCCTCTATCTATTACTATAGCAATTTTGGGCTGTTGGAAAGCGGGTTCTTTTTTGATCACATCAATAAGTGAGGTATTGCCGGTATCAAATAAAGAACGGCTAAAAATAATGTCATAATTAAATGTGACCTGAAAATTCTGCTGAAGTATCTGTTGTTGTTTCATTTTGATAAAGTATAAATCAGGTTACGGCAAACTTTTTAGATAATAAAATCGATATTGGCAACAAGGCCAGTACAAACAATGCGTATACCAGTCCTGCCGAACCTGCTACATAACTTGCATTAAGAGGAATTAGGGATAATACCCCTGTTTTTACCGCCTTTTGTATCGCAACCGGCTGATTGTAAAGGAAAGCTTTGTATTTTGCAAAAAAATTAATTCCGTACCAAAAAAGAAGAAAAGGCAGGAGCTGCCAAAATCTAAATTCAAGCTTGTATCCTATAAAAATAAACAGAACAACTACTATTGCATCGAGTATCAGAGCAGTCAGTATAGCGGACTTATTATTTCCCGAAGCTTCTTTTTTAGCCGTAAGTGTGATGGCTGCAATAAATAAAATAGGAATAATGCCAATGTACCAATAAGTAAAAACGGCGTCATTATTGATGCTCATCCCTAAAAGCAAATTTCCTCCCCGACAAAGTCCCATGTTTAATGGACCTGCAATGGAATAATGTTTACTTATTTTATCATAAGTAAGAGCCAATACACCAATTACCGCTGCCAGCATACCACTGAGAACTGATACCGCAAAAGCAAATCCGATTCCTGCCAGTAACATAAAACTGCCCAGTAAAATAGCTTCATCTTTGCTCACCAACCCACGTGGGAGTACTCTTTCCGGCCGATTTATGGTATCTGCTTCCAAATCGAAAATATCATTAAATACAATACCCCCTCCATACAAGCCAATTGTAGAAAGCACGAGCAGCAACACATTCTGTATCCCATTCTCATTGTTGCCATTCAAAACTAAAAGCCCGGAAACAGCAATCCCCGCAAGAATATCAGTCACTGCCGTAACAATATTTGCGGGACGCACTAAGGTTACTAAATAGAATAACTTACCTGACATCTAGTTTTCTATAATGATTTTTGGATATACAATTTCTTTAGATTCCTGTCCTCTGAGCACACTGCTTCCTTCAAATAAAGAATCCTGAGTGATAGTGATTTCATTTTTCCAGTCTTCTTCATTCATTTGCCCGCTTTGAGAATAAGCCGTTAAGGCATTTTTATAGCAGGTTAGATGAACATCTTCTTTAGCAATTCCTCTTTCAAGCATTAAAGCTGCCGTTTTAGGAACAGATAAAGGATCACTTACTCCCCAATCGGCAGAACTGTCTACAATAATACGTTCAGATCCGTACTGCTTTACAACCTCTACCATCCGTTCATTCCCCATTTTGGTATTGGGATAAATGGTAAAAGCAGCCCAATATCCGCGATCTAAAACCTGTTTGGCTGTTTCTTCGTTATTGTGGTCGATTACCACCATATGAGGAGCCACTCCATGTTCTTCCAGCACATCCATACTTCTGATGGTTCCATTTTTTTTATCCCGATGCGGGGTATGAACCATTATCGGCAAATTAAATTTCAAAGCCAAATCGATCTGTAGTCTGAAATATTTATCTTCGGCCGGAGTCTGATCGTCATAACCAATTTCTCCAATTGCCACTACTCCTTCTTTTGCTGCAAACAACGGTAATAAATCCATCACTTTTTCTGCCAGAGCTTCATTGTTGGCTTCTTTAGAGTTTAGCCCTATAGTACAATAATGCTTAATTCCGAATTGTGAAGCTCTGAATCTTTCCCACCCCACCAAGGTGCTGAAATAATCCTTAAAAGAAGAAGCTTCTGTTCGTGCCTGGCCAAGCCAAAATGCCGGTTCAATAACAGCTACAATACCTGCAGCACGCATTGCCTGGTAATCATCTGTTGTTCTGGATACCATGTGAATATGTGGGTCAATGTAATACATGTACTAAATTTTTAATAGTGAATAATATTGGGTTCCTATTTCATCCCATGTTGCCGTGCTTTGAGATAATACCTCTTCAGAAATTTCATTTTCTTTAAAAAAAATACTCTCTTTCAGCACTTTTACCGCAGCCACTTGGGTCAATAACTCTCCGGTTCCTATTGCTTTTGTCAGATCGTCTGCTATTTCCCGGTTTACAAAACCGGCTGTCAATCTCCAAATTTCCGGTGATACTAATCGTCCTGCCGACCAGCGTTCGTGAATATAATCGTTTATAATTAAGGCCAGCTTTTCATTTTTACGTAGTTTTAAGCCAATAATTTGATACAATGGACGCCCCATAAAAAGGGCTTTCAGCACCAACTGATTCCATGCATCAACCGGCAGGTATTTTGCTGCAAAAGGATTCCCTAAGGCTACAGCATCAAACACTGCAACCATATTGGTTCTGATTCCTTCCTGAATTGTCAAAATAAATTCCTCTGCATTTTTTAAGAAAAAAAGTCCCTTATACAAACTGACTAACTCTTTTATGTCTGCCATTTCTGCCAGGTTCTTTATTGTTTCAATATTTTGATGCTCTGGAAGGTGCATCATTAACAAACTACGGCAAAGCTGCTGCAGATCCCAATTAGCTGTTGTAAAGCCGGGATACAATTCTTCCAGCAAAATAGTTTCCTGCAAGGTCCATTTTGGAATTATTGGCGAAATTTTCCTGGTAACTAAACCAAAAGTCTGAAAAAACTGTGTGTTGTTCTCAAACCAGATATGGCTTTCCATCCAATCTGATTCAGCTTCTGAAAGTTTCTGTCGAATTAGAGTTCGTATTATTTCTGCTGAATTAATTCTTATTGCTGTTGCTGTCCTATCCGTTTTCATTTTATAAATCTTTTTGGGCTCAGTTACTTTAAAATGTTTTCCCTGACAACCAGTGAATTATTATCCGGATCTCTAAAAAAGAAAAAACGATCTTCATACCCGTCATCTGAAGTATTAGAATTGATTACAACACCGTCTATTTCATCGATCACCACTCCATTGACTCTAAAATAATCAAGCGTTGCCTGAATATCCTTTACAATAAAGCTCGGAACTGTTCCTGTTTCCGGTAGTGGGTAAAAAGGAGTGTCAATATCTTTGTATAATCCCAGCATAAAACCATCTTTGTTCTTATGCTCTAAATACAGTTGTATAAAGGATTCTGTGCCAAAATTCCCATCAGAGTTGAGCGTATATCTACCATCTGTTTTAAAATCAAGGATTTCCTCATAGAATTTTTTAGATTTAAGAATATCACTGACTGATACTTTTATCACTACTGCTTTTGACTTAAATTTCATTTCTTTTTTACTTTTAAATCAACACATTATTCCCCAACAACATATTCAAAACTAGGCCCCGTTACAAAACCAGGGTGATTAGGATCGGGAATCGCCAGCAACTTAAGAGCATATAATCGCAAAGAATACATTACCCCCATTGCGGTACTAATCTTCTCTGGTTCTCCATTAAAAGTTTCATGCAAACTATTAAGCAAAGAAGTGTAGTTGTAATTAAAGAACTTACTATTAATATAAGCCTGAGAATCCTTTGGATAATCATTCATTTTAGGATTTGGCCACATATTTGGTACTAATTCAGGATTAAACGCAATTAATGGATCCCCAAACATATACCCTCCCTCAGGGTCTGCCTGTATTGTTTTACCCTTATAAATTTCTTCAAAACGGTAGTAGTGCGCCAGTTCAGGAACATTTCCATCGTCTGCAGAACTTACAAATGGATCTGTTGTTGTTCCTTCACCCTGATCAATAATGATATCTATACCTCTTATAGCAGTTGCCTCATCGACAATAGGGAATAATAAAGATGCATCATAAAATTTTTCAAAGGTCATTTGATAGTTTGGATTTCCAACAAATATTGTTTTTCCTTCCGCTTTTGCAGCAGCTTCAAGTTCTACTATTATTTCTTTTATTCTGGTATAAAACACTCCTATGGTAATTACATTAGAGACCATCAAACGATTATGGATATCAATTGGATCTTCTGGCTCTTCAATTGACATAAAAACATCTTTCACAAGATCTAAAGAAAACTTTTTGAGCGGCACCTGTAATCCATCAACTACAGAGCCTGGTAAAGGCCCCGGGTATAGTGGTATAAAACCAGGTTTATTAATAACCGGACTTCCTCCTACAGCATTCAATATATTGCAGGCTATAGATAAATGCAGCATTTCTTCACGAACTACAGAACCTATCAGGTTTGATATTTGATCATTACCGGTCTCAAATAGCGTAAAATTTGCTGTTAAGTAGGGCGGAATTGTGGAATGTTCTAACTCAATGGCAGTTTGCAGCGCATTTTTTAGATCGGAGAGAGTCTCAATTTTTATCGTTTTTAAGAATATCATAATCAGATTTTTATTTTATGAATACTATGCTTTATTTGCTGTTGCAGTTTTATCGATGACATCTTGTAAATAGTTCAAAATAACCGTCTTTTTATATTTAGAAAGATCTCTTGTTGCAGGCATATAATTAGGATCATCAAGATCTTTACTAAAAACTAAATGCAATATTTGCGCATTTTTATCAACCACCGTTTTATCTGCCAGATTAAAAATTCCTTTTGACATCAACGGATACAAATTGGCATATTGCTGCATGATGGGCTGAATAAAGTTGTCCCAGTCAGGAATTATTTTTGGGGTTGGAGCACCTGAAAAAATCAAAAGACTAATAAAATTAGACTGATTACAATCGTCAAAACTTTGCGTGCTCAGATTATAGCTGATAGCATAAATTTGTCCATCAATGTATACTCTCGGATTTCCGGGATCGGGAGCTGTAAACCTAAGTACAGCTTTACCATTTGCATCTGTTGTAACTTCTGCGGGTTTATTTCCTGAGAAATA
This portion of the Flavobacterium lipolyticum genome encodes:
- a CDS encoding VOC family protein translates to MKFKSKAVVIKVSVSDILKSKKFYEEILDFKTDGRYTLNSDGNFGTESFIQLYLEHKNKDGFMLGLYKDIDTPFYPLPETGTVPSFIVKDIQATLDYFRVNGVVIDEIDGVVINSNTSDDGYEDRFFFFRDPDNNSLVVRENILK
- the map gene encoding type I methionyl aminopeptidase, yielding MSITKESELLGMQKASDAVAYTLKEMIDYAQPGMSTKELDQYGAKILSDFGAKSAPHLTYGFPGWNCISVGNEFCHGIPSVKRILKEGDLINIDVSAELDGFWADNGASFVLGKDIRQHQKIVNASREILEKAINNIKDGVKISDIGYIMETEAKRRGFKIIKNLSGHGIGRSLHEQPDEILNYRNRFDQRRFKKNAVVAIETFISTNSTYAIELNDGWTMVGNNGGFMAQHEHTIVVTDGKPIILTEKNGIFN
- the eboE gene encoding metabolite traffic protein EboE; protein product: MLIGSNSHLSYCTNIHAGESWEAVFESVKTYCIPLKKKVSPHKPFGIGLRLSYQAASELIAENHLLIFKDWLQKNEMYVFTMNGFPYGNFHNEVIKDKVHLPDWTSPDRLNYTELLFNILSQLLPPDIEGGISTSPLSYKHWYATENSLTEAKRTATSQLITVVAQLVKIQESKGKMMHLDIEPEPDGIIESSDEYIAFFEDYLLKEGASLLAKNLLCSLIQAQEYIRNHIQLCYDVCHFSIGFEESDEVIRKMQKHGLNIGKLQISAALKCTVSENTTVEQLQKCLKTFDEPTYLHQAVIKTKEGALLKFKDLKNGIEAISRDDFRELRTHFHVPIFVEDYQLLQSTQNDITTILRSWHKNEFTRHLEIETYTWQVLPIHLQTDLDQSIERELKWVLDKL
- a CDS encoding EboA domain-containing protein, giving the protein MKTDRTATAIRINSAEIIRTLIRQKLSEAESDWMESHIWFENNTQFFQTFGLVTRKISPIIPKWTLQETILLEELYPGFTTANWDLQQLCRSLLMMHLPEHQNIETIKNLAEMADIKELVSLYKGLFFLKNAEEFILTIQEGIRTNMVAVFDAVALGNPFAAKYLPVDAWNQLVLKALFMGRPLYQIIGLKLRKNEKLALIINDYIHERWSAGRLVSPEIWRLTAGFVNREIADDLTKAIGTGELLTQVAAVKVLKESIFFKENEISEEVLSQSTATWDEIGTQYYSLLKI
- a CDS encoding TatD family hydrolase, with translation MYYIDPHIHMVSRTTDDYQAMRAAGIVAVIEPAFWLGQARTEASSFKDYFSTLVGWERFRASQFGIKHYCTIGLNSKEANNEALAEKVMDLLPLFAAKEGVVAIGEIGYDDQTPAEDKYFRLQIDLALKFNLPIMVHTPHRDKKNGTIRSMDVLEEHGVAPHMVVIDHNNEETAKQVLDRGYWAAFTIYPNTKMGNERMVEVVKQYGSERIIVDSSADWGVSDPLSVPKTAALMLERGIAKEDVHLTCYKNALTAYSQSGQMNEEDWKNEITITQDSLFEGSSVLRGQESKEIVYPKIIIEN
- a CDS encoding IS6 family transposase, giving the protein MNAKGHCYPKVIILQAVYFKLRFKSRFKLSCRDVEEIMKMRGIQVDHATIQRWVFKFAPIMEFQMKKREIRAGMS
- the eboC gene encoding UbiA-like protein EboC (EboC, a homolog the polyprenyltransferase UbiA, belongs to system of proteins involved in the trafficking of precursor metabolites to an extracytoplasmic compartment so that the biosynthesis of certain natural products, such as scytonemin, can be completed.), which encodes MSGKLFYLVTLVRPANIVTAVTDILAGIAVSGLLVLNGNNENGIQNVLLLVLSTIGLYGGGIVFNDIFDLEADTINRPERVLPRGLVSKDEAILLGSFMLLAGIGFAFAVSVLSGMLAAVIGVLALTYDKISKHYSIAGPLNMGLCRGGNLLLGMSINNDAVFTYWYIGIIPILFIAAITLTAKKEASGNNKSAILTALILDAIVVVLFIFIGYKLEFRFWQLLPFLLFWYGINFFAKYKAFLYNQPVAIQKAVKTGVLSLIPLNASYVAGSAGLVYALFVLALLPISILLSKKFAVT
- a CDS encoding alkaline phosphatase family protein, which produces MQQTVVINVVGLTSSLLQNPDLFLHQWQKRKGNLSIIEPVLPALTCSAQATYLTGKWPSEHGIVGNGWYDRNDMEVKMWKQSNKLVQSPKIWDLAREIDPSFTCANLFWWYNMYSDANFTVTPRPQYWADGQKKPDCYSKPSDLRDRLQAQLGTFPLFDFWGPKTTIRSSQWIANAAKLVYQWHNPTLTLIYLPHLDYCCQKFQPGSPEINEDVKAIDKVCKDLIEYFESKGTEVVVLSEYGITEVNNPIHINRFLRTHGYLQIREERGLELLDTGECKAFALADHQIAHLYVKENEDIVELKELIQKIPGIAKVLDSKGKKEHHLDHERSGDLVLVADHNSWFTYYYWMEDNKAPDFARTVEIHKKIGYDPVELFLDPKQRFILPHILFKLIKKKLGFRTLMNVIPLDASLVKGSHGCIPDKKEDKPILITKNKLPNKVESNFICQYILNIVFKSKQDMLTKTTDLEMEELS
- a CDS encoding 3-dehydroquinate synthase, whose amino-acid sequence is MKQQQILQQNFQVTFNYDIIFSRSLFDTGNTSLIDVIKKEPAFQQPKIAIVIDRGVVETTSQFIANVIHYFNHYQFGISEHSINVVQGGEAVKNSLDVIESVLQLINDNKIDRHSFLIAIGGGAVLDAVGYAAAIAHRGVRLIRIPTTVLSQNDSGVGVKNSMNYFGKKNFLGTFAPPYAVLNDSDFLTTLKERDWRSGISEAIKVALIKDASFFDWIENNAQALNNREVSVMETLIIRCAALHTDHISKNGDPFEKGSSRPLDFGHWAAHKMEQLTNYEITHGEAVAIGIALDVTYSFLIHRIDALSLERILKCFLTLGFAITHPVLDAHLEEVIRGLEEFREHLGGRLTIMLINEIGIGEEVHALDKEIIIQSVQYLNSFCQLNTEVC
- a CDS encoding DDE-type integrase/transposase/recombinase encodes the protein MDETDIKVKGIWYYLYRAVDKSGNTVDFLLIKRRQRMSAQSFLIMAINNKYNPILRYYCIESIVFC